A region from the Lolium perenne isolate Kyuss_39 chromosome 4, Kyuss_2.0, whole genome shotgun sequence genome encodes:
- the LOC127294899 gene encoding reticulon-like protein B16, which yields MEASGPEAANPGWIDGSADPCSSAGRLSVHQIVGGGKAADIILWKCRRATVGLIFGATIAWWLFEKSELSFLTICCDVLLILILVQFLWVKISGLLNKQPRPLPELVLSEEMVNNAAALFRVKVNNMLMIAHDITLGKDFRLFFQVVSVLWLLSVIGNFYSSVTLAYVGTIALVTVPALYHRHQENVDKYAGMLHRNFSRHYKVVDENVISRLPRSFIRDKDD from the exons ATGGAGGCCAGCGGGCCGGAGGCCGCCAACCCCGGGTGGATCGACGGGTCCGCCGACCCCTGCAGCTCCGCCGGCCGACTCTCCGTGCACCAGATCGTCGGCGGCGGGAAAG CTGCCGATATCATCTTGTGGAAGTGTAGACGTGCTACAGTTGGTCTTATATTTGGTGCTACCATTGCATGGTGGTTGTTCGAGAAGTCTGAGCTGTCATTCTTGACCATCTGCTGTGATGTACTGCTCATTTTGATACTTGTACAGTTCCTATGGGTGAAAATATCTGGCTTGCTGAATAA GCAACCTAGGCCACTACCTGAGTTAGTTCTATCAGAGGAGATGGTTAATAATGCCGCCGCATTATTCCGTGTTAAAGTCAACAATATGCTGATGATTGCACATGACATTACTCTTGGCAAGGACTTCCGCCTCTTTTTCCAG GTTGTGTCTGTCCTTTGGCTGCTATCTGTTATTGGCAATTTCTACTCTTCTGTAACTCTTGCTTACGTAG GAACCATTGCTTTGGTCACAGTACCTGCACTATACCATAGACACCAGGAGAACGTGGACAAGTATGCTGGGATGctccaccggaacttctcaaggcactacaaggtagttGACGAAAATGTGATAAGCAGACTACCGAGAAGTTTTATCAGAGACAAAGACGACTGA
- the LOC139839357 gene encoding uncharacterized protein: MRCSFSSTRHEEGEVILDGQVVPERDTFRYLGSMLQKDGDIDEDVGHRIKAGWMKWRQASGVLCDKRVPQKLKGRFYRTAIRPTMLYGAECWPTKRRHIQQLSVVEMRMLRWICGHTRKDRVRNDDIRERVGVAPIEEKLVQHRLRWFVHIQRRPPEAPVHSRRIKRAENVKRGRGRPNLTWEEFVKRDLKVWNIEKDLAMDRGAWKLAIVVYCWLIFL, from the coding sequence atgaggtgcagtttcagttctactaggcaTGAGGAGGGAGAGGTTATCCTTGATGGGCAGGTAGTACCGGAGAGagacacttttcgatatttggggtccatgttgcagaaggatggcgatatcgatgaagatgtgggccaccgaatcaaggctggttggatgaagtggcgccaagcttctggcgtactctgtgacaagagagtgccacaaaagctaaaaggcaggttttataggacagctatccgacctacgatgttgtatggcgctgagtgttggccaacgaagagacgacatatccaacagttaagtgtagtagagatgcgcatgttgagatggatatgtggccacacaagaaaggatcgggtacggaacgatgatatacgggagagagttggggtagcaccgattgaagagaagctggtccaacatcgtctcagatggtttgtacatatccaacggaggcctccggaagcgccagtgcatagcagacggataaagcgtgctgagaatgttaagaggggtcgtggtagaccaaacttgacatgggaggagttcGTTAAGAGAGACttgaaggtttggaatatcgaaaaagatttagccatggataggggtgcgtggaagttagctattgttgtctactgttggcttattttcctgtag
- the LOC127294897 gene encoding uncharacterized protein gives MSRVATRIFLTPSLLPLPLPKLLRRRRRPSICSTTRAFAMAASGFEGGETFRLSAAAGAGALKLHKGDITLWSVDGATDAIVNAANERMLGGGGVDGAIHQAAGPQLVQACRKVPEVKPGVRCPTGEARITPAFELPVSRVIHTVGPVYDMDKRPELLLKNAYENSLKLAKENGIQYIAFPAISCGIFRYPPKEASNIAISTARQFSGDIKEVHFVLFTDELYNVWRETAQEMLAQFEK, from the exons ATGTCGCGTGTAGCCACCAGAATTTTCCTGACGCCGTCGCTGCTCCCACTCCCACTCCCCAAGCTtctgcggaggcggcggcggcctagCATCTGCTCGACGACGAGggccttcgcgatggcggcgtcgGGGTTCGAAGGCGGCGAGACGTTTCGCCTCTCTGCGGCGGCGGGGGCCGGCGCGCTGAAGCTGCACAAGGGCGACATCACCCTCTGGTCCGTCGACGGCGCCACCGACGCCATC GTTAATGCTGCTAATGAACGAATGCTAGGAGGGGGAGGTGTTGATGGAG CTATACATCAAGCTGCTGGACCACAACTTGTGCAAGCATGCCGTAAAGTTCCTGAGGTTAAACCTGGAGTCCGTTGCCCTACTGGAGAAGCCAGAATTACTCC AGCTTTTGAGCTTCCTGTGTCCCGTGTGATACACACAGTTGGGCCCGTATATGATATGGATAAGCGACCTGAGCTGCTCTTAAAGAATGCCTATGA AAATAGCCTGAAGCTTGCTAAAGAGAATGGCATTCAGTACATTGCATTCCCTGCTATATCCTGTGGTATTTTCCG TTACCCTCCAAAGGAAGCATCGAACATAGCTATTTCAACTGCTCGACAGTTTTCAGGTGATATTAAAGAG GTGCATTTTGTTCTGTTCACGGACGAGCTCTACAATGTTTGGCGTGAGACTGCACAGGAGATGCTGGCGCAATTTGAGAAATGA